Within Paracoccus jeotgali, the genomic segment GGGCGAGGGGCCGACGGCCAGCGCGGTCATGTCCGACATCGTGGAACTGGCGCGCAAGGTCCGTGTCCCGGTCTTCGGCCAGCCCGCAGGCTCGCTGACCCGCGCGCAGCCTGCCCGCACGGCGGTTCCGGCGGCCTATTACCTGCGCCTCGCGCTGCTCGACAAGCCGGGCGCCTTGGCCAAGGTGGCGGCGGTGCTGGGCGATGCGGGGATCTCGATCCACCGGATGCGGCAATACGACCATCAGGGCGGCACCGCGCCGGTGCTGATCGTCACCCACAAGACCACGCCCGAGGCCATCGACCACGCCATCGCCGAATTGCCCCGCACCGGCGTCATCGCCGCCGAGCCGGTGGAGCTGCGGATCGAAGAGGTGCAGAGCTAGGCGCGCGCGCTGCTTTGGTGCGCCAGCCGACGTGCCGTGCCGGCCTTTCTACGCGGCCGAACAGTTCCTTCGCGGCCAAGCGCCCGGCCTGACAGCTTGCCCGGCTGATCCCTTGGCTGCGGCTGACGCGCCTGCGCCGCGTCCCGGTGCGACGTGAGCGGCTTGCTGCCTGCCCCCCTACCTGAACAGGATCAGGCTCGCCGGGGACCAGCCGATGCTGGCGCGGGTGCCGACATCGGGGATGTCGCGGCCAAAGACGTTGCGCATCGAGATCCGCACCGGCTCGGATTTGGTGCCGTCCTCTTCGTCGATGCGGACGTCGTAATAGGTCATGTCGCCGTAATAGACGACCTCGTCGATGACCCCGCCATTCTGCCGCGGCGCGGTCTGGGGCTGGCCTTCTGGGAAGATGCTGACCGCCTCGGGGCGGAAGCCGATCATCGGCGGGGCGCCCGGCTCGTCATGGCGGGCGACGCGGCTTTCGGGGATCTCGATCTCGCCCAGACCTTCGACATCGACATGGATCACGCCCTCGCCTTCGGACAGGATCGTCGCGGGCAGGAAGTTCATCACCCCGATGAAATCCGCGACGCGCCGGTCGACGGGGCGGGAATACAGCGACTCCGGCTCGTCAAGCTGCGCGATCTGGCCTTCGAACATTACCGCGATGCGGTCAGACATGACCAGCGCCTCTTCCTGATCGTGAGTGACCAGAACGAAGGTGATGCCGACCTGACGCTGCAGCTTGATCAGCTCGACCTGCATCTGCTCGCGCATCTTGCGGTCCAGCGCCGAAAGCGGCTCGTCCAGCAGCAGCACCTTGGGCTTAAGGATCAGCGCCCGCGCCAGGGCCACACGCTGCCGCTGTCCGCCCGACAGCGCATGGGCACGGCGCTTGCCATAGCCGGTCAGCCCGACCATCTTCAGCGCCTCTTCGACGGCGGCGTCCTTTTCGGCGCGCGGGCGCGGGTCGCGGCGCAGGCCGAAGGCGACGTTCTCAGCCACGCTCAGATGCGGAAAGATGGCGTAGGACTGGAACACCATGTTGGTCGGGCGCTTGTTCGCCGGCACCCGCGCCATGTCCTTGTCGTCGATCAGCACGACCCCGGACGAGATCCCCTCGAACCCCGCGATTGTGCGCAGCAGCGTCGTCTTGCCACAGCCCGACGGCCCGAGAAGCGAGAAGAACTCACCCTCGCGGATGGTCAGGTCGATGCCGCGCAGGGCGTGATAGTCGCCATAATATTTGTGCAGGTCGCGGCATTCGATCATCGGTCTCGCCGCCTGCAACTCCGCATAGCGCGTGGCCGATTTCGCCTTGCGCGGCGAGCGGACCGGCGCGGCGGTGGTCGGGATGCGGTTGGAATCGTTCACAGGAAACCCCCATGGCCTTGCCGGCCGGTCCGTGCCGCGCCGCGGCGGCGGAAATATTCGGCTGCGGTCAGCAGCAGGATCGACATCAGCACCAGCACCGTCCCCAGCGCCATGATGACCGGGATCGCCTTGGGAAAGCGCAGCTGGCTGAAAATATAGGTCGGCAGCGTCGGCTCGTTCCCGGCGAGGAAGAACGCGATGATGAATTCATCCAGCGAGATGGTGAAGCTCATCAACAGGGCCGAGATGATGCCCGGCATGACCAGCGGCAGGATCACCAGCCGAAACGCGCTGAACCGCGTCTCGCCCAGATCCTGCGCGGCCTCTTCCAGCGATTTGTCGAGGCTGTTGAAGGCGGTGGTCAGGATCGCAATCGCGTAAGGCAGGCAGATCAGCGTGTGGCCCACGATCACGGTCAGGACCGACAGCTCGACCCCGATGGCCAGCAGCACGACCAGCAGCGACATGGCCACAATGATCTCGGGCAGCACCAGCGGCAGCATGATCAGCCCCATGATGCCGGTCTTGGCCGGAAAGTTGTAGCGCGTCGAGGCCCGCGCGGCGAACACCCCCAAGGCCGTCGCCAGCACCGCCGAACTGACCGCGATGGTCAGCGAGTTGAAGAAGGCGCGGCGCAGCGTCGGGTTGGCCCACATCTGCGCGAACCAGTCGGTGGTGAACCCCTTCAGCGGAAAGGCGATGATCGTGCCAGAGTTGAAGGCAAACACCGGCAGCAGCGCGATCGGCGCATACAGAAACAGCAGGTAGATCAGCGAATAGATGCGCAGCCCGTTGCCCCTCATCACGACCTCACCCTGAGAAAGCGGCGGTTGAGCAGCAGGAACAGGACGCTGAGGATCGCCACGATCAGCATCGCCGTCACCGCGACCGCCGAACCAAGCGGCCGGTTGTCCAGCGCAAGCATCTGTTTTTGCACCATATTGGCGATCATCGGGATCTTGCCGCCGCCGATGAGTTCCGGCGTGACATAGTCGCCGATGGTCGGGATGAACACGATCAGCGAGGCCGCGATCACCCCCGGCATGGCCAGCGGCAGCGTCACCCGCCAAAAGGTCATCATCCGCGATTCGCCCAGATCCCGCCCCGCTTCCAGCAGCGAGCGGTCGATCTTTTCCAGCGCCACATAGATCGGCAGGATCGCAAAGGGCGCATAGGCATGGGCCAGCGTGATGACCATCGCCTGCACGTTGAAGAGCAGGAACGACAGCGGCTCGTCGATGACGCCGATCCCGGTCAGGGTGGCGTTGATGACGCCGTTATGGCCCAGGATCACCTTCCACAGGAACACCCGGATCAGATAGGAGGTCCAGAACGGGATGGTGATCAGAAAGATCCACAGCGCCTTGCGTTCCGGCGGCACGACGAAGGACAGGAAATAGGCCACCGGAAAGGCCAGCAGCACCGTCGCCGCCGTCACCGCCAGGGCCACCCACAGCGAGCGCAGCAGGATCTTGTGAAAGACCGGATCGCTCAGCACCGCGCGGTAATTCTCGAAGGTGAATTCGTGAATCACCTCCAGATAGCCGTCGCGGAAGAACGAATAGGCCAGAATCGTCGCCAGCGGTGCGGCCAGCACCAGCACGGCATAGATCAGCGGCGGCGAGACCATCGTCAGACCCTGACGCGCCTCGGTATCGATGCGGGGTGCTGACATCGTCTCTCCCTGTGGCAGACTTGCGGACCAAGCCTTTCGGGCAACTCTATAATCGGATCGGTGGATTTGAAAAGCCGCTTTGCCCGATCATGGCGGGGCGGTCGCCTGCCTTGGCTTTCAGGGCAGGTGGGCGCCTTTCATCTCGACAGATCGCTGCGTGCATGCTTGAGTGTCGGGCAATCGGGGCCAGCAAGGATGCCCCTGCTGTGGAGGAAACATGACAACGAAATCAACACTCGACCGCCGGCGCTTCCTGTCCCGCGCAACCATCGGCGGCGCGTCCGCGGCGGCTGCCTCGACGCTTGCCGCGCCCGCACTGGCGCAGAGCAGCCCCAAGATCAACTGGCGCATGACCTCGTCCTTCCCGCCCTCGCTCGACAACCTGTTCGGGGCGGCGGGCGACCTGGCCACCATGGTCAGCGAAGCGTCCGAGGGCAATTTCGTCATCCAGCCCTTCGCCCCGGGCGAGATCGTCCCCGCGCTGCAGGCCGCCGATGCGGTCAGCGACGGCACGGTCGAAGCGGCGCATTCCGTCGGCTACTACTATTGGGGCAAGGACCCGGCCTGGGCGCTTGGCTCGACGGTGCCGTTCAGCCTGTCGGCGCGGGCGCAGAACGCTTGGCTGTATCACGGCGGCGGCAACGAGATGTTCAACGAATTTCTCGACCAGTACAACATCCACGCCTTCCCCGGCGGCAATACCGGCGTCCAGATGGGCGGCTGGTATCGCAAGGAAATCAAATCGGTCGAGGATCTGAAAGGCCTCAAGTTCCGGGTCGGCGGATTTGCCGGCAAGGTGCTGGAAAAGCTGGGCGTGGTTCCGCAGCAGTTGGCGGGCGGCGACGTCTATCCGGCGCTGGAAAAGGGCACCATCGACGCGGCCGAGTTCGTCGGCCCCTATGACGACCAGAAGCTGGGGCTCGCGCAGGTCGCGCCCTATTACTACTATCCCGGTTGGTGGGAAGGCGGGCCGGCGGTCCACTTCATGTTCAACAAGGAAAAGTTCGAAAGCCTGCCGCCGCAGTATCAGTCGCTGCTGAAAACCGCCTGTCAGGCGGTGAACGGCAACATGCTGCATGAATATGACTGGCTGAACCCGCCCGCGCTGAAAGAGGTCGTGGCCGGCGGCGCCAAGCTGATGCCCTTCCCCGAGGATGTGATGCAGGCCTCGTTCGACGCCGCGAACGAGATCTATGCCGAGCTGGACGAGACCAACCCGCACTGGCAGAAGATGTGGGCCTCGATCAAGTCGTTCCGCAATGACTGGTATCTGTACAACCAGACCGCGGAATACACCTATGACACCTTCATGATGATCCAGCAGCGCGCCGGCAAGCTGTAAGCCGCGGCCTGTCGTGACGGTTGCGGGGCGCCTTCGGGCGCCCCGTTTTGCTGTGGGCCTGCCCGGCCCGTTCCCCCTTTTCAAACCGCACCGATGCTGCTATGCGCGCGGCTTCGGCCTCACCCTTGGAGGAGGCCGCCAATCGTGAAAGGAACACATCATGGCCAAAGAGATCCCAGATCTGGTGGCCGAGGCACGCACGGGGACAGGCAAGGGGGCCGCCCGTCAAGCTCGCCGTAACGGCAAGGTGCCCGGAATCGTTTATGGCGACCACAAGGACCCGGTCGCAATCCAGTTCGACTTCAACCAGTTGCTGACCAAGCTGCGCGCCGGTCGGTTCCTGTCCACGCTGTGGAACCTGAAGGTCGAAGGGCAGGAAGACGTCCGCGTCATCTGCCGCGGCGTTCAGAAGGATGTCGTGAAGGATCTGCCGACGCATATCGACTTCATGCGCCTGCGCCGCACGTCCAAGATCAACCTGTTCATTCAGGTCGATTTCATCAACCAGGACAAATGCCCGGCGCTGAAGCGCGGCGGCACGCTGGTGACGGTCCGTCCCGAGGTCGAACTGATGGTGACCGCGGGCGATATCCCGGAAAGCATCGTGGTCGATCTGGAGGGCCGCCAGATCGGCGAGACCATCCACATCAGCGACGTGACCCTGCCCGAGGGCGCGGTTCCGGTGACCGACCGGAACTTCGTGATCGCGAACCTCGCGGCGCCGTCGGCGCTGCTGTCCGAAGAGGGCGCCGAAGAAGCCGAAGCCCCCGAGGTCGAGGCGGAAGCCGAAGCCCCGGAAGCCTGATCTTCCGGCAGAAACGAACAGGGCGGTGCCTGGCACCGCCCTTTTTCATTGGGGAATGGCTTTCGCCGGGTGCCGGATCAGCCGCGCGCGTCCCGCGCCCCGTCAGCCGCCTCGGCGCAGGCGTCGATGGCATCGACCGCCGCCTGCCAGGCCAGCAGGATCGAGGCATGGCGATTGGGATAATCCCGCGCCGGGATCAGCGCCTCAAGTCCGGCGAAAGGTGCGTCGGGGACGGGCCCTTCCTCGCGCAGCATCTTTTCCAGCTGCTCGGTCGCGCGGGCGAGATCCTCGCGGCTCGCACCCAGCACCGCCTGCCCCAGCACCCCGGCCGAGGCCTGCCCCAGCGCGCAGGCCCGCACCTCTTGTCCGAACCCGGCGATCCGCCCCTCCTTCAGCCGCACATGCGCCGTCACCGTCGAGCCGCATTGCGGCGAGCGTTTCATCGCGCTTCCCTGCGCGTCGGGCAGCGGCCCCAGATGCGGAATATCGGCAGCAAGCGCCAGGATCCGCTTGGAGTAGAGCTGCATCATGTCAGCGTCGGCCATGGTTTCCCCCGCGTCGTTCTCGGTCTAGATAGGGATCCGACAAGCGAAAGGAAAGCCGATGTTCGATCCCGCGACGCTGCGCTATGACGTCAACGGGCTGATCCCGGCCATCGCCCAGGACGCCGAGACCGGCGAGGTGCTGATGCTGGCCTGGATGAACGCCGAGGCGGTGGTGCGCACACTGGACAGCGGCCGCGTCACCTATTGGTCGCGCTCGCGGCAGGCGTTGTGGGTCAAGGGCGAGACGTCCGGTCACGTCCAGAACCTGCGCGAGATGCGGCTCGATTGCGACCGAGATTGCCTGCTGCTGCTGATCGACCAGACCGGCCCGGCCTGCCACACCAACCGGCGGTCCTGCTTCTATACTGCCCTGCGCGACGGGGACGAGGTCGAAATCATGGCGCCGATGCCGACCACCGCCTGATCTTGTTGGAATATTAATCTCTGCGTGCTGTGATCGCCCCGTCAACTCATGCGGCCGTGCGCCGCCAAGGGAACGGGATCGAAAATTGCAGGATTTCTTCATTGTCTGGGCCGAAAAGCTCATCACCGTGTTCGTCGTCGTGGCGCTGATCGCCGTCGGCGGGGCCGGGCTGTTCATGATGCTTTCGAACACGCCCGAGGGTGGATTCTTCATGGGGCTGATGGCGATGCTCTTCGGCGCGCTTTATGTCGTGATCGTCGCGGGCGTCATGTTCGTGGCCTTCGGCATCTATCGCAACACGCTGGAGACGAACCGCCTGCTGGCCGAATTGCTGCGACGCTAGGTGCCGATGGGCTGCAGCATCTGACGAACCTCCGCCGGGGTGACGCCCGCCTCGCGCAGCGCGCGCAGAGATCTGGCGTTGTCGCGCTTGGCCAGACGCTTGCCATCCTCGTCTCGGATCAGCCGGTGGTGGCGGTAGCGGGGCTGCGGCAGGTCCAGCAGCGCCTGCAGCAGAACGTGGATCCAGCTCGCCTCGGCCAGATCCTGCCCGCGCGTGACCAGCGTGATCTCCTGCGCCGCGTCGTCGACCACGACCGACAGATGATAGGACGTCCCCATCCCCCGCCGCGCCAGCACCACATCGCCGATGCCCGACAGAAACGCCGCGCGGGACAGATGCTGCGGCCGGCTATCATGCAGGCTCAGCCGCTCAACCCCCAGCAGGTCAAAGGCGGCGGAAGCGTCCAGCCGGATCGCCTCATCGCCCGTCAGGCCGCGCACCGGGCGCCCGCGACAGCTGCCGGGATAGACCAGCCCGTCGGGCCCGAGGATCGGCGCGCCTTCCTGCGGAGCCGACAGCGCCGCGCGAATATCGCCCCGCGTGCAACTGCAGGGATAGGTGACGCCCATCCCCGTCAGCCGGTCGAGCGCCGCCGCATAAGCGTCCAGCCGGTCGGACTGCCGCATGACCGGCTGCGGCCAGTCGAGGCCCAGCCAGTGCAGATCGTCATAGATCGCCCTTTCAAACTCGGCGCTGCATCTCTCGCGGTCGATATCCTCGATCCGCAGCAGGAACGCGCCCGGTGACGCGGCCTGCGCGGCAAAAAGCGCCGCATAGGCGTGCCCCAGATGCAAAAGCCCGGTAGGCGAGGGCGCGAAGCGGGTGCGGATGGTGGCGTCGGTTACTGCGCCGCCAGCCATGCGCTGAAATCCTGCTTGGCGCGGTCGGTATAGGCCGGGTAGCGCGCCTTGCGCCCGCGCCGTCCGCCCTTGGCCTCGACCGGCGGGAACAGCCCGAAATTCACGTTCATGGGCTGGAAACTGCGCGCCTCGGCCCCGCCGGTGATGTGGTGGACCAGCGCCCCCATCGCCGTCGTCCCCGGCGGCGGTTCAAGGTGCGCCCCCCGCGCCTCGGCAATCGCCAGCCGCGCCGCCAGCAGCCCCATCGCGGCGCTTTCGACATAGCCCTCGACCCCGGTGATCTGCCCGGCAAAGCGCAGATGCGGTTTCGAGCGCAGGCGCATCTGGCCATCCAGCAGCCGTGGCGAGTTCAGGAAGGTGTTGCGATGAATCCCGCCCAGCCGGGCAAAGCTCGCCTCTTGCAGGCCGGGGATCATGCGAAAGACGCGGGTCTGCGCGCCGTATTTCATCTTGGTCTGGAAGCCGACGAGATTATACAGCGTCCCCAAGGCATTATCGCGGCGAAGCTGGACCACCGCATAGGGTTTCTGCGCCGGATCATGGGGATTGGTCAGACCGACCGGCTTCATCGGGCCGTGACGCAGCGTTTCGCGCCCGCGTTCGGCCATGACCTCGATCGGCAGGCAGCCGTCGAAATAGCCGGCGGTCTCGCCCTCGCGAAACTCGGTCTTTTCCGCCTCGAGCAGCGCGTCGATGAAAGCCTCGTACTGGTCACGGGTCATCGGGCAGTTGATATAGGCGGTGCGCTCGGCCTCGGTCTCGCCCTTGTCGTAACGCGACTGGCGCCAGGCGATGCTCATGTCGATGGTGTCGGCGTGGACGATGGGCGCAATGGCGTCAAAGAAGGCCAGCGCGTCCGACCCCGTCTCGCCCTGAATCGCCTGCCCCAGCGCGGCCGAGGTCAGCGGCCCGGTGGCGATGATCCAGCGCCCATCGGCGGGCAGCTCGGTGATCTCGCCCGGCACGACGCGGATCAGCTCCTGCGCGGTCAGCGCGGCGGTCACGTCGGCGGCAAAGGCCTCGCGGTCGACGGCCAGCGCGCCGCCCGCGGGCAGCTTGTGGCGGTCGGCCATCTGCATGATCAGCCCGTCCGCCTGCCGCATTTCCCAATGCAGCTGGCCGACGGCATTATTCTGGTCGTCATCCGAGCGAAACGAGTTCGAACACACCATCTCGGCGAAATCGCCGCTTTTATGGGCGAAGGTGGCGACAAGGGGCCGCATCTCGTGCAGCACGACCGGCACGCCGGCGCGCGAAAGCTGCCAGGCGGCCTCTGATCCGGCAAGACCGGCACCGATGATGTGAACAGGTTCCATGCGCCGGGGCTAATCCTTGTCAGGCAAAGGCGCAAGGGTCGGGCGCAGGGGGACCCCCGCGCCCGGTTTGCCATCACGAATCGAGCTTGCCGACGCGGGCGGGCGTCTGGGCGGCCTCGATCTCGATCCGGCGCGGCTTCAGCGCCTCGGGCAGCTCGCGGATCAGGTCGATATGAAGCATCCCGTCCTGATGCGAGGCACCGGTGACGCGGATATGCTCGGCCAGCGCAAAGCGGCGCTCGAAGGCGCGGGTCGCGATGCCACGATGCAGGAAGCTGCGCTCGCCTTCCTCGGCGGGCTTGCGCGCGGTGACGATCACGGCCCCGTCACGCATCTCGACCGAGAGGTCATCCGAGCAAAATCCCGCGACGGCAATCGTGATCCGATAGCTGTCGTCGCCGGTCTTTTCGATGTTGTAGGGCGGGTAGGACTGGGTGGCGCTGTCGGCCGACAGCACGCGGTCCATCAGATCGGCCATGCGGTCGAAACCGACCGAGGCGCGATAAAGCGGTGCGCGATCAAAGTGACGCATTTCATACATCCTTTCCAAGCGATGTCATGTCATGCCCCCGTGTACCGGGCGGCGGTGGTGTCAAGGCCCTTGCGGCGCCTCGGGTCTGATCTGGGAACCCGGTTTCGCCCTGTCAAGAGCCGTGCGAGGCGGTGCGATAGACGGTTTCTTAACCGGGGCTGTGCTAGCGCGGGGGATGAGGCAGCGTGGGCGCCGATCCCGCTGGCCAGAGGCAGGCGAAGGACTTATCACGGATCTATGCCAAGAACCGCTTCCCTAATTTCCGGTCTGACCGACCTTGTGCGGCAGATCCACGCCTGCCCCGCTTCGCGGGCCGGATGATGCGTCGGCGGGTGCTGTATGTGCCGGGCTACGACCCCCTGCCCCCGCGCCGCTACCGCGAGCTTTACCGGCGAGAGGGCGCGGCGCAGGCGGAAATCTCGGGCTATACCCTTCTTCAGCGCGAGCGGCGCGATCCGACCGGCTTTGGCTGGGCGGCAGGGATCGGCGACAGCCACGCCGAGTTCGAGGTGCTGGTCTGGTCCGACATCGTGAATGCCAGCATGGGGCAGTCGATCCCGGCCACCTATCTGCAACTGCTGCAGACGGCTTGGGCCTATATCGGCTCAGGCGCGCTGTGGCGTCTGATGCGGCTGCGGCGCGGGCCGGTGATCGCGGCGCTTTATCCCATCGCGGTGCTGCTGGCGCAGGCGGCTATCGCGCTGGCCCTCGGCGGGGTGCTGCTCTGGCTGATGCCGTGGTGGGCGGGGCTGCCGCTGGCGGGGCTGACCGTCTGGGCGGTGCTGCGCTGGTGGCGGCGGCTCGACGGGCGCATCTTTGCCTATTATCTGATGCATGACTACGCCTTCACCGCGCTGCAGGGAGGCGCCTATCCGCAGGCGCTGTCGGCGCGGATCGACGGTTTCGCGCAGCGCATCGGGGCGCTGTCGCCGCAGGACTGGGACGAGGTGCTGGTGGTCGGCCATTCTTCGGGCGCCTATGTCGCGATCTCGGCGCTGGCGCGGCTGGCGCGAGAGGGCCGGCTGGGCGATCACGTCTCGCTGCTGACGCTGGGTCATGTGGTACCAATGGCGTCGTTTCTGCCCGGCGCGGCGCAATTGCGGGCCGATCTGCACGATCTGGCGCAGGCGGACCCCGACTGGGTCGATGTCACCGCGCCCGGCGATGCCTGCTGCTTTGCGCTCTGCGATCCGGTCGCGGTGTCGGGATCGACGCCTGCCGGTGGCGGCGGGCCCAAGGTCGTCTCGGCCGCATTCCGCCAGACCCTGTCGCCCGAAAAACAGCGCAGCCTGCGCGGTCGCTGGTTCCGGCTGCATTTCCAGTATCTCTGCGCCTTCGACCGGCCGGGGGATTACGACTATTTCCAGATCACCGCCGGGCCGCTGCGGCTTGGTGAACGCTTTGCCCATCGTGGCCACTCACCCGGTCGCATCGCGCGCCCGGTCAACCGCTGGCGGCACGGATGATCCCGCCCAAGCCCGTCGCCGCGCCCGGTCGCAGAGGGTTTTGGCATTACCTGCGCGGCTTTCGCCGCGACCTGCTGTCCGCCCTGCCGCCCCGGCTGTTCCGGGCCTGGATGGCGGAATATCGCGCCGGGCCGATCCACAGCTTTCTGTGCAACGATCCCGAACTGGTGGCCCTGGTGCTGCGGCAAAACCCGGCAGCTTTCCCGAAATCGAACCGCCTGCGCGAGGGGCTGGCGCCGCTTCTGGGGCGCTCGGTCTTTGTCACCAACGGGCCCGAGTGGAAGCGGCAGCGCCGCATCATCGACCCCGCCTTCGAGGGCGGCCGCCTGCGCGAGATCTTTCCCCAGATCCACGCCGCCGCGCTTGCCGCGACCGAACGGCTGACGCCGGGCGAGATCGACCTGGAACCCGAAACCTCGCAGGCCGCCGCCGATGTCATCTTTCGCACGCTGTTTTCGGTGCCCATCGCGGACCGGACGGCCGCGCAGGTGTTCGCGGCCTTCCGTGCCCATCAGGACGCGCAGCCCATCGTGAACCTCGCGGCCCTCGTCCCGCTGCCCGGCTGGCTGCCGCGCCCCCATTCGCGCCGGACAAGGCGCACCGCCGCCCATATCCGCAGCCTGATTGCGCAGCTTGTCCACGCCCGCGCCGACGCCATCGCCAAGGGCACCGCCCCGCCCGATCTGGCGACGCGGATCATGACCACGCCCGACCCGCTGACCGGCGAACGGTTCACGCCGGCCGAGATGGTCGATCAGGTGGCGATCTTTTTCCTTGCCGGGCACGAAACCAGCGCCTCGGCGCTGGCTTGGGCGCTGTGGCTGCTGGCGGCCGATCGCGACTGGCAGGACCGAGTGGCGGCAGAGGCGCAGGCCGAACTGGACCCCGCGAACCCCGATTTCTCGGCCGTGGCGCGGCTGAACCACTCCCGCGCCGTCTTCCGCGAGGCGCTGCGGCTTTATCCGCCGGTCCCGATGATGGTGCGCGAGGCCGCCTGCCCGCAGCGTTTCCGCGGCCGCGATGTGCCGCAAGGCGCGCAGATCGTCATCTCGCCCTGGCATCTGCATCGCCATGAACGGCTGTGGGAGAATCCCGACGGGTTCGATCCCGGTCGCTGGGGAACCGAGAATGGCCGCGACTGCGCGCGGCGCGCCTATATCCCGTTCTCGGCGGGCGCGCGCGTCTGTCCCGGTGCTGGCTTTGCAATGGTCGAGGGGCCGCTGATCCTGTCGATGATCCTGCGCCAGTGGCGGCTGACGCCCGCCGACCCCCCGCCCGTCCCCGTCGCGCGGCTGACGCTGCGCGGACAGGACGGCATCAGGGTCAGGCTTTCACCTCGCGACCATGACGCGACACGCCATCGGTGACGCGGGTATAGGTGCCCTGCCCCGACAGGATGCCGCGGAAGCCGCCCGGTTCGTCCAGCGAGAACACGATGATCGGCAGCTTGTTGTCCCGCGCCAGCGCGATCGCCGAGGCATCCATCACGCCCAGATTCTTCTGCAGCGCCTCGTCATAGCTGACCTCGTCATAGCGCTTGGCGTCGGGATAGCGGATCGGGTCCTTGTCATAGACGCCGTCGACCTTGGTGCCCTTGAAGATCGCCTGGCAGTTCATCTCGGACGCGCGCAGGGTGGCGGCTGTGTCGGTGGTGAAATACGGGTTGCCGGTCCCCGCCGCAAAGATGATCACGCGCTTCTTTTCCAGATGCCGCACGGCGCGGCGGCGGATGTATGGCTCGGCCACTTCGTCCATGCGGATCGCGGTGATGACGCGGGTGTGGATGCCCTTGGCCTCCAGCGCGGATTGCATGGCCAGCGCATTCATCACCGTCGCCAGCATCCCCATGTAATCGGCGGTCGTCCGCTCCATCCCCTGGGCGCTGCCTTGCAGCCCGCGGAAGATATTGCCGCCGCCGATGACCATGCAGACCTCGACCCCCATCCTGTGGACGGAATCGACTTCGTCGGCGATGCGCGCGATGGTCGGCGGGTGCAGGCCATAGCCCTGATCGCCCATCAGCGCCTCGCCCGAGATCTTCAGCATGACGCGTTCATAGCTGGTCGGGGTTCTGGCTTCGGTTTCAGTCAT encodes:
- the trmFO gene encoding methylenetetrahydrofolate--tRNA-(uracil(54)-C(5))-methyltransferase (FADH(2)-oxidizing) TrmFO, with the translated sequence MEPVHIIGAGLAGSEAAWQLSRAGVPVVLHEMRPLVATFAHKSGDFAEMVCSNSFRSDDDQNNAVGQLHWEMRQADGLIMQMADRHKLPAGGALAVDREAFAADVTAALTAQELIRVVPGEITELPADGRWIIATGPLTSAALGQAIQGETGSDALAFFDAIAPIVHADTIDMSIAWRQSRYDKGETEAERTAYINCPMTRDQYEAFIDALLEAEKTEFREGETAGYFDGCLPIEVMAERGRETLRHGPMKPVGLTNPHDPAQKPYAVVQLRRDNALGTLYNLVGFQTKMKYGAQTRVFRMIPGLQEASFARLGGIHRNTFLNSPRLLDGQMRLRSKPHLRFAGQITGVEGYVESAAMGLLAARLAIAEARGAHLEPPPGTTAMGALVHHITGGAEARSFQPMNVNFGLFPPVEAKGGRRGRKARYPAYTDRAKQDFSAWLAAQ
- a CDS encoding Hsp20 family protein is translated as MRHFDRAPLYRASVGFDRMADLMDRVLSADSATQSYPPYNIEKTGDDSYRITIAVAGFCSDDLSVEMRDGAVIVTARKPAEEGERSFLHRGIATRAFERRFALAEHIRVTGASHQDGMLHIDLIRELPEALKPRRIEIEAAQTPARVGKLDS
- a CDS encoding cytochrome P450, encoding MIPPKPVAAPGRRGFWHYLRGFRRDLLSALPPRLFRAWMAEYRAGPIHSFLCNDPELVALVLRQNPAAFPKSNRLREGLAPLLGRSVFVTNGPEWKRQRRIIDPAFEGGRLREIFPQIHAAALAATERLTPGEIDLEPETSQAAADVIFRTLFSVPIADRTAAQVFAAFRAHQDAQPIVNLAALVPLPGWLPRPHSRRTRRTAAHIRSLIAQLVHARADAIAKGTAPPDLATRIMTTPDPLTGERFTPAEMVDQVAIFFLAGHETSASALAWALWLLAADRDWQDRVAAEAQAELDPANPDFSAVARLNHSRAVFREALRLYPPVPMMVREAACPQRFRGRDVPQGAQIVISPWHLHRHERLWENPDGFDPGRWGTENGRDCARRAYIPFSAGARVCPGAGFAMVEGPLILSMILRQWRLTPADPPPVPVARLTLRGQDGIRVRLSPRDHDATRHR
- the pyrH gene encoding UMP kinase; translated protein: MTETEARTPTSYERVMLKISGEALMGDQGYGLHPPTIARIADEVDSVHRMGVEVCMVIGGGNIFRGLQGSAQGMERTTADYMGMLATVMNALAMQSALEAKGIHTRVITAIRMDEVAEPYIRRRAVRHLEKKRVIIFAAGTGNPYFTTDTAATLRASEMNCQAIFKGTKVDGVYDKDPIRYPDAKRYDEVSYDEALQKNLGVMDASAIALARDNKLPIIVFSLDEPGGFRGILSGQGTYTRVTDGVSRHGREVKA